The Gambusia affinis linkage group LG11, SWU_Gaff_1.0, whole genome shotgun sequence genome contains a region encoding:
- the pou3f3a gene encoding POU domain, class 3, transcription factor 3-A — translation MPWGMAAATSGPYLASSRILSGSIVHSDRRGAGMQPGTTAVTTVSGGYRGDPSVKMVQSADFMHGAMVASNGGHMLSHAHQWVTSLPHAAAAAAAAAAAAAAAETGSPWPPSSQPQEVKRNRDDLHSVSALHHRSPHLGAHQTHAGSWGGSSAAHISSISEGQQQQQQQQQSLVYSQPSGFTVNGMLSSHTGQSLAHSGLLRGDSPELDHHHHHHQSHNHHTHHHQHHEMGHDPQSDEDTPTSDDLEHFAKQFKQRRIKLGFTQADVGLALGTLYGNVFSQTTICRFEALQLSFKNMCKLKPLLNKWLEEADSTTGSPTSIDKIATQGRKRKKRTSIEVSVKGALESHFLKCPKPSAQEINSLADTLQLEKEVVRVWFCNRRQKEKRMTPPGLPRTPEDAYSQVGSIGPDTPSPSIECKRMYSDT, via the coding sequence ATGCCTTGGGGGATGGCAGCAGCCACCTCCGGTCCGTATTTGGCCAGCAGCAGGATTTTATCCGGTTCCATCGTGCACTCTGACCGGAGAGGTGCTGGAATGCAGCCGGGGACCACCGCCGTGACCACGGTGTCCGGCGGATACAGAGGGGACCCATCGGTTAAGATGGTGCAGAGTGCAGACTTCATGCATGGAGCCATGGTGGCGAGCAACGGTGGACACATGCTGAGCCATGCCCACCAGTGGGTGACTTCGTTGCCTCACGCAGCGGCcgcagcagcggcggcggccgcggccgctgcagcagcagagaccGGCTCCCCGTGGCCCCCCAGCTCCCAGCCGCAGGAGGTGAAGCGGAACAGGGATGACCTGCACTCGGTTTCCGCTCTGCACCACAGGTCCCCGCATCTGGGAGCTCATCAGACGCACGCGGGAAGCTGGGGAGGAAGCTCCGCGGCGCACATCAGCAGCATCAGCgaggggcagcagcagcagcaacagcagcaacagtcTCTGGTTTACTCCCAGCCTTCAGGATTTACAGTCAACGGGATGCTGAGCTCTCACACCGGGCAGAGCCTCGCTCACTCGGGGCTGCTGCGCGGGGACTCCCCTGAGCTggaccaccaccaccatcaccaccagaGCCACAACCACCACACGCACCATCACCAGCACCACGAAATGGGCCACGACCCGCAGTCCGACGAGGACACGCCGACGTCGGACGACTTGGAGCATTTTGCCAAACAGTTCAAGCAACGTCGGATCAAACTGGGCTTCACCCAGGCGGACGTGGGCTTAGCCTTGGGGACGCTGTACGGCAACGTGTTCTCCCAGACCACCATCTGCAGGTTCGAGGCGCTCCAGCTGAGCTTCAAAAACATGTGCAAACTGAAGCCGCTGCTCAACAAATGGCTGGAGGAGGCCGACTCCACGACCGGGAGCCCGACCAGCATCGACAAGATCGCCACGcaggggaggaagaggaagaagcgCACGTCCATCGAGGTGAGCGTAAAAGGCGCGCTGGAGAGCCATTTCCTCAAGTGTCCTAAGCCGTCCGCGCAGGAGATCAACTCCCTGGCGGACACGctgcagctggagaaggagGTGGTCCGGGTCTGGTTCTGCAACCGCAGGCAGAAGGAGAAGCGCATGACGCCGCCTGGACTGCCGCGCACCCCGGAGGACGCGTATTCTCAGGTGGGGAGCATTGGTCCGGACACGCCGTCTCCTTCCATAGAGTGCAAGAGGATGTACAGCGACACGTGA
- the gpr45 gene encoding high-affinity lysophosphatidic acid receptor — MEAAMAFCNESLLDDCDLLEPDVEQPAETLPPDVSPPLISVTLRVTLAAIMIFMITIGFLGNAIVCLIVYQKPAMRSAINLLLATLAFSDIMLSLLCMPFTAVTVATTDWSFGSGFCRASIMLYWLFVLEGVSILLIISVDRFLIIVQRQDKLTPHRAKVLIAGSWVLSLCVSLPSVVGWRTGAAGIGGTWAPQCVLGYSESMADRGYTVLLAVAVFFVPFAVMLYSYMCILNTVRRNTLRIHNHTSERSCLPALNQVSKMRLTGLQRPPHIKVDMSFKTRAFTTILILFVGFSVCWLPHTVVSLLAVFSRQFYYSPIFYPVSIGALWLSYLKTVFNPVIYCWRIRKFREACQEFIPKSCRLCPRMPGRSHRRVRPSNIYVCSEIQSAV; from the coding sequence ATGGAAGCTGCCATGGCTTTTTGTAACGAAAGCCTGCTGGACGACTGTGACCTCTTGGAGCCAGATGTGGAGCAACCAGCAGAAACTCTCCCGCCGGACGTGTCGCCTCCTCTCATATCGGTCACTCTCCGGGTGACACTGGCGGCCATTATGATCTTCATGATAACCATTGGTTTCCTCGGCAACGCAATCGTTTGTCTGATCGTCTACCAGAAGCCCGCCATGCGCTCAGCTATCAATCTCCTGCTGGCCACATTGGCTTTCTCTGACATAATGCTCTCGCTGCTCTGCATGCCCTTCACCGCTGTCACCGTGGCTACCACCGACTGGAGCTTCGGGAGCGGCTTCTGCCGGGCCTCCATCATGCTGTACTGGCTGTTCGTTCTGGAAGGAGTGTccatcctcctcatcatcagCGTGGACCGATTTCTCATCATTGTGCAACGGCAGGACAAGCTGACCCCACACAGGGCCAAAGTGCTGATAGCAGGTTCCTGGGTGCTGAGCCTGTGCGTGTCGCTGCCATCTGTGGTCGGGTGGAGGACAGGCGCAGCAGGGATCGGGGGCACCTGGGCGCCGCAGTGCGTGCTGGGGTATAGCGAGTCAATGGCAGACCGGGGGTACACAGTCCTCCTGGCTGTGGCCGTGTTCTTTGTACCGTTTGCGGTCATGCTGTACTCGTACATGTGCATCCTAAACACGGTGCGCCGCAACACCCTGCGCATCCACAACCACACCAGCGAGCGTTCCTGTCTGCCCGCTCTCAACCAGGTCAGCAAGATGAGGCTCACCGGGCTGCAGCGGCCGCCTCACATCAAGGTGGACATGAGCTTCAAGACCCGAGCCTTCACCACCATCCTCATCCTCTTCGTGGGTTTCTCCGTGTGTTGGCTGCCCCACACCGTGGTCAGCCTGTTGGCCGTGTTCAGCCGGCAGTTCTATTACAGCCCCATCTTCTACCCGGTGAGCATCGGCGCTCTGTGGCTCAGCTACCTGAAGACGGTGTTCAACCCCGTCATCTACTGCTGGAGGATCCGCAAGTTCAGGGAGGCCTGTCAGGAGTTCATCCCCAAAAGCTGCAGGCTGTGTCCCCGAATGCCAGGCAGGAGCCACAGGAGAGTGAGGCCCAGCAACATTTATGTGTGCAGCGAGATTCAGTCTGCTGTGTGA
- the lg11h2orf49 gene encoding ashwin, translated as MAAATGQNKQRVSTSDADLLLHPELLSQDFMQLILKERNVSTRACEDRDRLTELYLLHVIPLPQRTLPNNRWGRRMQKSRERQTAAGHSSCNDQHRKRPLIVFDGKSSQSGPLKVKKPEGTKGSAGVTDRLKPPPAANLSNPIRKLSGSSSSSSSSTHRGSETANLKRDTGDSGALKSPEVKKKIQHITWP; from the exons ATGGCTGCTGCCACAGGACAAAATAAACAGCGTGTTTCGACCTCAGATGCGGACCTCTTACTTCACCCTGAGCTTCTATCTCAAGATTTTATGCAGCTCATTTTAAAGGAG AGAAATGTCAGTACCAGAGCCTGTGAAGACAGGGACCGGCTCACAGAGCTCTACCTGCTGCATGTCATACCGCTGCCGCAGAGGACTTTACCCAATAACCGCTGGGGACGGAGGATGCAGAAGAGCCGCGAGAGACAGACAGCCGCTGGACACAG CTCCTGTAATGACCAACACAGGAAGAGACCACTGATTGTGTTCGACGGAAAGTCCTCTCAGTCGGGCCCGCTGAAAGTGAAGAAACCCGAGGGCACGAAAGGGTCAGCCGGAGTCACAGACAGACTAAaacctcctcctgctgcaaatCTTTCCAACCCCATCCGTAAACTCTCGGGCTCTTCATCGTCGTCTTCCTCGTCCACACACCGCGGCTCTGAAACCGCAAACCTCAAACGGGACACAGGCGACTCA GGTGCTCTAAAATCTCCTGAAGTGAAGAAAAAGATCCAGCACATAACGTGGCCGTGA
- the fhl2a gene encoding LOW QUALITY PROTEIN: four and a half LIM domains protein 2a (The sequence of the model RefSeq protein was modified relative to this genomic sequence to represent the inferred CDS: inserted 2 bases in 1 codon), whose amino-acid sequence MTERYDCHYCKESLFGKKYVLREDNPYCVKCYESLYSNTCEECKKPIGCNTRSPPTAESHKCSTLECIDVQDELQPLSADLILVKFIHTIHNSTSFIQTDLIVINKPNYSIRIQSCLLVVTIVLPQHWFFFHLFNFLLSIPSRLPEGSRKMEHKGNSWHETCFTCKRCQQPIGTKSFIPKENQNFCVPCYEKQFAMQCVHCKXLCTSCKQQLSGQRFTSRDDFAYCLNCFCNLYAKKCASCTTPISGLGGSKYISFEERQWHNDCFNCKKCSVSLVGRGFLTERDDILCPECGKDI is encoded by the exons ATGACTGAGCGCTACGACTGCCACTACTGCAAGGAGTCCCTGTTTGGGAAAAAGTACGTTCTTCGAGAGGACAATCCCTACTGTGTGAAATGTTATGAGAGCCTGTACTCCAACACTTGTGAAGAGTGCAAGAAACCCATTGGCTGTAACACCAGG TCTCCACCTACAGCAGAAAGTcacaaatgttcaactttggAGTGCATAGATGTACAGGATGAACTCCAGCCACTTAGTGCTGATTTAATTCTGGTTAAATTTATTCACACCATTCACAATTCAACCAGTTTTATCCAAACTGACCTGATTGTGATAAATAAACCCAATTACTCTATTAGGATTCAAAGCTGCCTTTTGGTGGTTACTATTGTTCTGCCTCAGCACTGGTTCTTTTTCCATCTCtttaacttcctgttgtctATTCCATCTCGACTTCCTGAAGGctccaggaagatggagcacaaGGGCAACAGCTGGCATGAGACCTGCTTCACCTGCAAGCGATGCCAGCAGCCAATCGGTACCAAGAGTTTCATCCCGAAGGAGAACCAAAACTTCTGTGTGCCCTGCTACGAGAAGCAGTTTGCCATGCAGTGTGTGCACTGTAA CCTGTGCACCAGCTGCAAGCAGCAGTTGTCTGGCCAGAGGTTCACCTCCAGAGATGACTTTGCCTACTGTCTGAACTGCTTCTGCAACCTTTATGCCAAGAAGTGTGCCTCCTGCACCACCCCAATTAGTG gtCTGGGAGGAAGCAAATACATCTCCTTCGAGGAGCGCCAGTGGCACAACGACTGCTTCAACTGCAAGAAGTGCTCTGTGTCCCTGGTTGGCCGTGGCTTCCTGACTGAACGGGACGATATCCTGTGCCCTGAGTGTGGCAAAGATATCTAA